A portion of the Gossypium arboreum isolate Shixiya-1 chromosome 8, ASM2569848v2, whole genome shotgun sequence genome contains these proteins:
- the LOC108478411 gene encoding B3 domain-containing transcription factor NGA1-like isoform X2, protein MDFGSSGREGLCEEEQMGKGYRCQPQQDINEATTVTSEADSRRVDSDSTLELRTSESATDIEKEHMFDKVVTPSDVGKLNRLVIPKQHAEKYFPLDSSTNEKGLLLNFEDRNGKPWRFRYSYWNSSQSYVMTKGWSRFVKDKKLDAGDIVSFQRGAGEMGKDRLFIDSKRRPDAPALVSFHPHQHYFSLGRSIPWNPLLMRPPPTGRDRLYLSPVNPINRRNSYYGGYPTGINVVNPGDAVGSLFYLRSAVGSGAPQMGMIQRQQQGGVVEPIVFDSVPVVQSKAAPKRMRLFGVNMECPIPESNECEMLTTSTLAHATMAPQHPDQPPSSSQHPLQLRLYNGTPLPPTDFLNANKVKASLSFDLDT, encoded by the exons ATGGATTTTGGGTCATCAGGGAGAGAAGGGTTGTGTGAAGAAGAGCAGATGGGTAAAG GCTACAGGTGCCAACCTCAACAAGATATTAACGAAGCTACTACTGTGACAAGTGAAGCAGATTCCAGACGCGTAGACTCAGATTCAACCCTCGAGCTTAGGACTAGTGAAAGTGCCACCGACATCGAGAAAGAACACATGTTCGACAAAGTAGTCACGCCAAGCGATGTGGGGAAACTCAATCGACTTGTTATCCCAAAGCAACACGCAGAGAAGTATTTCCCCTTGGATTCTTCCACCAACGAGAAAGGTCTTCTGTTGAATTTCGAGGACAGAAATGGGAAGCCGTGGAGATTCAGATACTCTTATTGGAATAGCAGCCAAAGCTATGTGATGACCAAAGGCTGGAGCCGTTTTGTCAAGGATAAGAAACTTGATGCAGGCGATATAGTTTCTTTCCAGAGAGGAGCAGGTGAAATGGGTAAAGATCGTCTTTTTATTGATTCGAAGCGGAGACCTGATGCACCAGCCCTGGTTTCTTTCCATCCCCATCAACACTACTTCTCTTTGGGCCGCTCAATCCCATGGAATCCACTTCTAATGCGGCCACCACCAACAGGAAGAGATCGCTTGTACTTGTCACCCGTAAACCCTATAAACAGAAGAAATAGCTACTATGGTGGTTACCCAACCGGAATCAATGTGGTGAATCCAGGAGATGCAGTGGGATCACTATTTTATTTGAGATCGGCAGTGGGTTCAGGAGCTCCGCAAATGGGAATGATACAGCGGCAGCAGCAAGGCGGAGTTGTAGAACCAATTGTGTTTGATTCGGTGCCGGTGGTCCAAAGCAAGGCTGCACCCAAAAGGATGAGGCTTTTCGGGGTTAACATGGAATGCCCTATACCGGAGTCGAATGAATGTGAGATGCTAACTACATCTACCTTAGCACATGCTACAATGGCGCCCCAGCATCCAGATCAACCTCCTTCATCGTCTCAGCATCCTCTCCAATTAAGGCTCTACAATGGCACGCCACTGCCGCCCACGGACTTTCTTAATGCCAACAAAGTGAAGGCTTCATTGTCATTTGATTTAGATACGTGA
- the LOC108478411 gene encoding B3 domain-containing transcription factor NGA1-like isoform X1, producing the protein MDFGSSGREGLCEEEQMGKGKLPFTYSPSPSSSSSQHKSQLPPLRNPGWEEQPWPIYDNRHHRMTSDLLGYRCQPQQDINEATTVTSEADSRRVDSDSTLELRTSESATDIEKEHMFDKVVTPSDVGKLNRLVIPKQHAEKYFPLDSSTNEKGLLLNFEDRNGKPWRFRYSYWNSSQSYVMTKGWSRFVKDKKLDAGDIVSFQRGAGEMGKDRLFIDSKRRPDAPALVSFHPHQHYFSLGRSIPWNPLLMRPPPTGRDRLYLSPVNPINRRNSYYGGYPTGINVVNPGDAVGSLFYLRSAVGSGAPQMGMIQRQQQGGVVEPIVFDSVPVVQSKAAPKRMRLFGVNMECPIPESNECEMLTTSTLAHATMAPQHPDQPPSSSQHPLQLRLYNGTPLPPTDFLNANKVKASLSFDLDT; encoded by the coding sequence ATGGATTTTGGGTCATCAGGGAGAGAAGGGTTGTGTGAAGAAGAGCAGATGGGTAAAGGTAAGCTCCCTTTTACTTACTCTCCTTCtccttcatcttcttcttctcagCACAAATCCCAGCTGCCTCCTCTTAGAAACCCTGGGTGGGAGGAGCAGCCTTGGCCGATTTACGACAACCGCCACCACCGAATGACTTCCGACTTGTTAGGCTACAGGTGCCAACCTCAACAAGATATTAACGAAGCTACTACTGTGACAAGTGAAGCAGATTCCAGACGCGTAGACTCAGATTCAACCCTCGAGCTTAGGACTAGTGAAAGTGCCACCGACATCGAGAAAGAACACATGTTCGACAAAGTAGTCACGCCAAGCGATGTGGGGAAACTCAATCGACTTGTTATCCCAAAGCAACACGCAGAGAAGTATTTCCCCTTGGATTCTTCCACCAACGAGAAAGGTCTTCTGTTGAATTTCGAGGACAGAAATGGGAAGCCGTGGAGATTCAGATACTCTTATTGGAATAGCAGCCAAAGCTATGTGATGACCAAAGGCTGGAGCCGTTTTGTCAAGGATAAGAAACTTGATGCAGGCGATATAGTTTCTTTCCAGAGAGGAGCAGGTGAAATGGGTAAAGATCGTCTTTTTATTGATTCGAAGCGGAGACCTGATGCACCAGCCCTGGTTTCTTTCCATCCCCATCAACACTACTTCTCTTTGGGCCGCTCAATCCCATGGAATCCACTTCTAATGCGGCCACCACCAACAGGAAGAGATCGCTTGTACTTGTCACCCGTAAACCCTATAAACAGAAGAAATAGCTACTATGGTGGTTACCCAACCGGAATCAATGTGGTGAATCCAGGAGATGCAGTGGGATCACTATTTTATTTGAGATCGGCAGTGGGTTCAGGAGCTCCGCAAATGGGAATGATACAGCGGCAGCAGCAAGGCGGAGTTGTAGAACCAATTGTGTTTGATTCGGTGCCGGTGGTCCAAAGCAAGGCTGCACCCAAAAGGATGAGGCTTTTCGGGGTTAACATGGAATGCCCTATACCGGAGTCGAATGAATGTGAGATGCTAACTACATCTACCTTAGCACATGCTACAATGGCGCCCCAGCATCCAGATCAACCTCCTTCATCGTCTCAGCATCCTCTCCAATTAAGGCTCTACAATGGCACGCCACTGCCGCCCACGGACTTTCTTAATGCCAACAAAGTGAAGGCTTCATTGTCATTTGATTTAGATACGTGA